A window from Aerococcus sp. Group 1 encodes these proteins:
- a CDS encoding helix-turn-helix domain-containing protein — MKELGQIFKQLREAKHITLSEASGGDFSASMLSKFENGKNEISAHKLFTALDNTHIEVNEYLYLARGFSESQLVKLQENILDFELHNDRQALKKLYLSEVQKWQKAPQKKSHKINSIIIKAHMKALDDTTTLSDEESAFLHDYLFSTEIWGNYELTLLSISSTLISSELFTQYTHEMLHKSDCFGGLKSNRRLIHTLLINGFLLCIDVEDYVNAAYFDKQIQNHFFKENETYYRIIYLWAKGLYAYKLNGASEGIDQMKTAIAILKTLHCDNVADYYQKAMNKELSNRAY, encoded by the coding sequence ATGAAAGAACTCGGACAAATTTTTAAGCAACTTCGTGAGGCTAAGCATATTACCTTATCTGAAGCTAGCGGTGGTGACTTTTCGGCTTCGATGCTGTCTAAGTTTGAAAATGGAAAGAATGAAATCTCTGCCCACAAACTATTTACAGCTCTTGATAATACACATATTGAAGTCAATGAGTACCTCTATCTGGCTAGGGGTTTTTCTGAAAGTCAATTAGTCAAATTGCAAGAAAATATTCTTGATTTTGAACTCCATAATGACAGGCAAGCTCTAAAAAAACTCTACCTTTCAGAAGTACAGAAATGGCAAAAAGCTCCCCAAAAGAAAAGCCACAAAATCAATTCAATCATTATTAAAGCACACATGAAGGCTTTGGATGACACTACCACATTATCCGATGAAGAAAGTGCCTTTCTCCATGACTATCTCTTTAGCACAGAAATTTGGGGAAACTATGAGCTTACCCTCCTATCCATAAGTTCAACCCTTATCTCATCGGAATTATTTACTCAATATACCCACGAAATGTTACATAAATCGGATTGTTTTGGAGGACTAAAAAGCAATAGAAGATTAATTCATACTCTTTTAATAAATGGTTTTCTACTTTGTATCGATGTGGAGGACTACGTCAATGCTGCTTACTTTGATAAACAAATACAAAACCATTTTTTTAAGGAAAATGAAACTTACTACCGCATCATCTACCTCTGGGCCAAGGGACTTTATGCTTATAAATTAAATGGCGCTTCAGAGGGTATCGATCAAATGAAAACAGCCATAGCTATTTTGAAGACACTTCACTGCGATAATGTCGCCGATTATTACCAAAAGGCTATGAATAAAGAGCTTTCAAACAGGGCTTATTGA
- the gshAB gene encoding bifunctional glutamate--cysteine ligase GshA/glutathione synthetase GshB, which produces MNQVQNYIKNENTSALFQNTSIGIEKEGHRVTPEGHIAQTPHPKNVDGSSENQYIQRDFAESQTELVSPPVIGREEGVLEWMHAIYDVTLAALDNEEAIWPYSMPPKLPSDDQIKVAQLDDPAAVDYREYLVGAYGKKLQMISGLHYNFGLDPDFIKGFYQSEHSQFESLQEAQNALYLKLARNFLRYQWVMVYFLGASPYAHDSFFEAGVEPLGHPVRSIRNSEHGYVNHEDVHVSYHDLETYITSLENNVKTGHLYAEKEFYSNVRLRGGAKVRDLLHTGIKYLEVRNTDIQGDAPYGIRLRELVFIKYFLLYLLWMDEMADDPEIEVGVKIKTQVANEDPFSQTAYYDEGKQIVSGLRQMLADLGVSQEKVDLIEEVLHRLEAPEETPAAQIVKTYPSVDAWLESGLEIAETNRKNALKAPYQLGGFTDMELSTQIFMADAIRSGIQVEILDRSDNLLRLSVGDHREYVKNGNITSKDTYISHYLLANKEVTKQIIQEAGFQAPKSRTYHSLSEVERAAGLYLNRPLVVKPKSTNMGIGISIFKKGPSREELLEAGRIAFEADDSVLLEDYVPGVEYRFFVLDGKTIAVLLRVPANVVGNGKATIAELVAEKNEDPKRGLDHRTPLEKIQLGDIESLNLKQQGLTFDSVLAEGQRAYLRENSNISTGGDSIDVTDQVHPSYLDIASQMADALEVNITGIDLMIADITKAAQVTNEGANYGFIEANFNPMMMMHVYPAQGQGVRVTEALLHYLFPEKKFLDK; this is translated from the coding sequence ATGAATCAAGTACAAAACTATATCAAAAATGAAAATACCTCAGCTTTATTTCAAAACACCTCCATTGGAATTGAAAAAGAAGGCCACCGGGTAACCCCAGAAGGGCATATTGCCCAAACGCCTCATCCCAAAAATGTTGATGGATCCAGTGAAAACCAGTATATCCAGCGCGATTTTGCTGAATCGCAAACCGAACTCGTCTCGCCACCCGTGATTGGCCGTGAAGAGGGCGTTCTGGAGTGGATGCATGCCATCTATGACGTCACCCTTGCCGCCTTAGATAATGAGGAAGCCATTTGGCCTTACAGTATGCCACCAAAATTGCCTAGTGATGACCAGATTAAGGTGGCCCAACTGGATGACCCTGCCGCAGTAGATTACCGGGAATATCTAGTGGGAGCCTATGGTAAGAAACTACAAATGATTTCTGGCCTCCACTATAACTTTGGCCTCGATCCCGACTTCATCAAGGGTTTCTACCAGTCTGAACATAGCCAATTTGAAAGCTTACAGGAGGCTCAAAATGCCCTCTATTTAAAACTTGCCCGGAACTTTTTACGCTATCAATGGGTGATGGTTTATTTCTTAGGAGCTAGTCCCTATGCCCACGACTCCTTCTTTGAGGCTGGAGTGGAGCCTCTTGGCCATCCGGTGCGGAGTATCCGTAATTCTGAGCATGGCTATGTTAACCATGAAGATGTCCATGTTTCTTACCACGATCTAGAAACTTACATCACTAGCCTAGAAAACAATGTTAAAACCGGTCACCTTTATGCTGAGAAGGAATTTTATTCTAACGTGCGTTTACGGGGTGGCGCTAAGGTCAGAGACCTCCTCCATACCGGAATTAAATACTTGGAAGTGCGCAATACCGATATCCAAGGCGATGCGCCCTATGGGATTCGCTTAAGAGAACTTGTTTTCATTAAATACTTCTTACTCTATCTGCTTTGGATGGATGAGATGGCTGATGACCCGGAAATTGAAGTGGGCGTTAAGATTAAGACCCAAGTCGCTAATGAAGATCCTTTCAGCCAAACGGCCTACTATGATGAAGGCAAGCAGATCGTCAGTGGTTTGCGGCAAATGCTAGCGGACTTAGGAGTGAGCCAAGAGAAAGTGGACCTGATTGAGGAAGTTCTTCATCGTTTGGAAGCACCAGAAGAGACCCCAGCGGCTCAGATTGTAAAAACTTATCCCAGTGTGGACGCCTGGTTAGAATCCGGTTTGGAAATTGCCGAAACCAACCGCAAAAATGCTCTCAAGGCGCCTTATCAATTAGGTGGCTTTACCGATATGGAATTGTCTACCCAGATCTTTATGGCAGATGCCATTCGCTCCGGGATCCAGGTAGAGATTCTAGACCGGTCTGATAACCTCCTCCGCCTCTCGGTCGGAGACCACAGGGAATATGTCAAAAATGGCAATATCACCAGCAAGGATACCTATATTTCCCACTATCTCTTAGCCAATAAAGAAGTCACCAAACAAATTATCCAAGAGGCTGGTTTCCAAGCCCCCAAATCGCGGACCTATCACAGCCTAAGTGAGGTGGAAAGGGCAGCCGGACTCTATCTTAACCGCCCCTTAGTGGTTAAACCCAAATCAACCAATATGGGCATTGGTATTTCCATCTTTAAAAAGGGACCTAGCCGTGAAGAACTTTTAGAGGCCGGTCGGATTGCCTTTGAAGCGGATGACAGTGTGCTCTTAGAAGACTATGTGCCAGGGGTAGAGTACCGCTTCTTTGTCCTGGATGGTAAGACCATCGCTGTTTTACTCAGAGTGCCTGCTAATGTGGTGGGCAATGGGAAGGCGACCATCGCAGAATTAGTCGCTGAGAAGAATGAAGACCCTAAGCGAGGCTTAGACCACCGGACTCCACTGGAAAAAATTCAACTAGGAGACATCGAATCCTTGAACCTTAAACAACAGGGTTTGACCTTTGACAGCGTCTTGGCTGAGGGTCAGCGGGCTTACTTAAGGGAAAACTCCAATATTTCTACTGGGGGCGACTCGATCGATGTTACCGATCAGGTTCATCCCTCCTATCTTGACATTGCCAGTCAAATGGCTGATGCCTTAGAAGTGAACATTACAGGGATCGACCTGATGATTGCAGATATTACAAAAGCTGCCCAAGTGACCAATGAAGGGGCCAATTATGGCTTTATCGAAGCCAATTTCAACCCTATGATGATGATGCACGTCTATCCAGCCCAAGGCCAAGGGGTCCGTGTCACTGAAGCCTTGCTTCATTACCTCTTTCCAGAAAAGAAATTCTTAGATAAATAA
- a CDS encoding IS3 family transposase (programmed frameshift), with protein MSKYSLEFKLNLVGDYIAKKGSYRTLANKAGIDPSILRRWVNNYYEFGVDGLKKRRTQQVYTVEFKLNAIELYESTEMSYRELANSLNMNNPSLIANWRRAYHERGLDGLSARKGRPPKVSKKKSQINQIKDSSETNQLSEAKIKELEQRITDLEIENKFLKGLRRRVAQKSQARKEEIVTEITRLHDEKYALKDILSVLKFPKSTYFYWKNKDEEIDKDADLKEEMKDIRETHKDYGYRRMRAELLSRGYKVSKNKVQRLMKIMGIQVTSYTRKTRKYNSYKGTIGEIAPNRINRRFDSTIPYQKITTDTTEFKYYYADDSGNYQTGKLYLDPYMDLFNREIISFKITHQPNGQSMLEGLQAAIEASKLCPYRRTFHSDQGWAYQMKSYTRLLKDHRIFQSMSRKGNCLDNSPMENFFSLLKQEVYYGRTYHSFEELAQAIEDFIIYYNGERIKEKLDFRSPIEFRLHHASFAA; from the exons ATGTCTAAATATTCATTAGAATTTAAACTGAATTTAGTAGGAGACTATATTGCGAAAAAAGGAAGTTATCGAACCTTAGCTAATAAAGCAGGAATAGATCCTTCTATTTTACGAAGGTGGGTTAATAACTATTATGAATTTGGTGTAGATGGTTTAAAGAAAAGGCGGACTCAACAGGTTTATACTGTTGAATTCAAATTAAATGCGATAGAATTGTATGAAAGTACGGAAATGAGTTATCGCGAATTGGCCAATTCATTAAACATGAATAATCCAAGTCTAATCGCTAATTGGCGAAGAGCTTATCATGAAAGAGGACTTGATGGCCTTTCCGCGAGGAAAGGAAGGCCACCTAAAGTGTCTAAAAAGAAATCACAAATCAATCAAATAAAGGATAGCAGCGAAACCAATCAGTTAAGTGAAGCAAAAATAAAGGAACTTGAACAACGGATTACGGATTTAGAAATTGAGAACAAATTTTTAAAAGGATTGAGGAGACGTGTGGCTCAAA AGAGTCAAGCGAGAAAAGAAGAAATAGTGACCGAAATCACACGTCTCCATGATGAAAAATATGCTTTAAAAGATATTCTTAGCGTTTTAAAGTTTCCTAAATCGACCTACTTTTATTGGAAAAATAAAGATGAGGAAATTGATAAGGATGCCGATTTAAAAGAGGAAATGAAAGACATCAGAGAAACCCATAAGGATTATGGTTATCGAAGAATGCGAGCTGAACTGCTTTCCCGTGGTTATAAGGTCAGTAAAAACAAAGTTCAACGCCTAATGAAAATTATGGGGATACAGGTCACTAGCTATACTAGAAAGACAAGAAAATATAATTCCTACAAAGGAACGATTGGAGAGATAGCGCCAAATCGTATCAACCGGCGGTTTGATTCGACCATTCCTTATCAAAAAATAACAACAGACACAACAGAATTTAAATACTACTATGCCGATGATTCTGGGAATTATCAAACTGGAAAACTCTATTTAGATCCTTACATGGATCTATTTAATCGAGAAATTATTTCTTTTAAGATAACACATCAGCCTAATGGACAAAGCATGTTGGAGGGGCTACAAGCTGCCATTGAAGCAAGTAAATTATGTCCATACAGAAGAACCTTTCATTCTGATCAGGGCTGGGCCTATCAAATGAAAAGTTACACCCGGCTCTTGAAGGATCACCGAATTTTTCAAAGTATGTCTCGTAAAGGAAATTGCTTAGATAATTCGCCAATGGAGAATTTCTTTAGTCTACTAAAACAAGAAGTCTACTATGGTCGGACTTATCATTCCTTTGAAGAATTAGCACAAGCGATTGAAGATTTTATAATCTATTACAATGGTGAAAGAATCAAAGAAAAATTAGATTTTAGGAGTCCTATAGAATTTCGTCTTCATCACGCTTCTTTCGCCGCTTAA
- a CDS encoding ABC transporter ATP-binding protein, with product MSTIELKNVSKRYPGNENYSVKNFNLDVGDGEFIVFVGPSGCGKSTTLRMIAGLEEISQGDLLIDGEVVNDKDPKDRNIAMVFQNYALFPHLSVADNIGFGLKIRKVDKDKREQAVKDAAELVGLSDYLDKKPGALSGGQMQRVALARAIVKSAGILLMDEPLSNLDAKLRVQMRSEIVNLQKHLHATTVYVTHDQAEAMTMADRIVVMNQGQIQQIGAPWEVYNNPKNLFVATFLGTPPMNTIQAYVKDGKVLSRTDRVLVDHLPGDFTEGQEIVVGFRPEKAQVTDNPDQAHFTGSIQMVELLGADYDLHVKLEISQVIIKEATDKRYEAGQEIAFNLDSKDLYYFDKKSGERLVTEND from the coding sequence ATGTCAACAATTGAATTGAAAAATGTGAGTAAACGCTATCCTGGCAATGAGAATTACTCCGTTAAAAACTTTAATTTAGATGTTGGAGACGGTGAATTTATTGTCTTTGTCGGTCCGTCCGGTTGTGGGAAATCAACCACTTTGCGGATGATTGCCGGTTTGGAGGAGATTAGCCAAGGGGACTTATTAATTGATGGTGAAGTGGTCAATGATAAGGATCCCAAAGACCGCAACATTGCCATGGTCTTCCAAAACTATGCCCTTTTTCCACATTTATCGGTTGCCGATAATATTGGCTTTGGCTTAAAAATTAGAAAAGTCGACAAAGATAAACGCGAGCAGGCGGTTAAAGATGCTGCTGAGCTGGTAGGCTTGAGTGACTATTTAGATAAAAAACCAGGTGCCTTATCAGGCGGTCAGATGCAAAGGGTTGCCCTTGCTAGAGCCATCGTTAAGTCAGCTGGTATTTTATTGATGGATGAACCTTTAAGTAACTTGGATGCCAAGCTCCGGGTTCAAATGCGCAGTGAAATTGTTAATTTACAAAAACATCTCCATGCGACAACTGTTTACGTGACCCACGACCAAGCTGAAGCCATGACCATGGCTGACCGGATTGTTGTGATGAACCAGGGCCAAATCCAACAAATCGGGGCCCCTTGGGAGGTTTATAACAACCCTAAGAATCTTTTTGTTGCAACCTTCCTAGGCACACCACCCATGAACACTATCCAAGCCTATGTCAAAGATGGCAAGGTCTTGTCTCGAACTGACCGGGTTTTAGTGGACCATTTACCAGGTGATTTCACTGAAGGGCAAGAGATTGTCGTCGGCTTTAGACCGGAAAAGGCTCAAGTCACTGATAATCCTGACCAGGCCCACTTTACCGGGTCCATTCAAATGGTGGAATTACTGGGCGCTGACTATGACCTCCATGTGAAGTTAGAGATCTCACAAGTCATCATTAAAGAAGCGACCGATAAACGCTATGAGGCTGGTCAGGAAATCGCCTTTAACCTCGATAGTAAAGACCTTTATTACTTCGATAAGAAGAGTGGGGAAAGACTGGTGACTGAAAATGATTAA
- a CDS encoding carbohydrate ABC transporter permease, with translation MIKDMNKKQWLIYILVPLLPLLIFWFLPMIISLLISFTNWDYISPTYDIVGIENYTDLITSEEFASSLWNTVVFSLGTVIPTLVIGFLLALLLIRQKFMHNFIQACLFAPWVTPMVAVSIVWSWMYQPEGLINNMLAHIGISGPDWLSSSTFAMVAVIVVTVWKNAGWAMLFYSTAMSSISPAYDEVCDIAGASYWQRIRTIYFPMTLPTTLFLSIITLISSIQAYDQINVLTQGGPAGATRTLLYMFYQLAFEEFNMGKATALSVIMLVITGLLAFAIFSLQGHYRKEGMA, from the coding sequence ATGATTAAAGACATGAACAAGAAGCAGTGGCTGATCTATATCTTAGTGCCACTCCTGCCTTTACTAATTTTCTGGTTCTTACCTATGATCATTTCCCTTTTAATTTCTTTTACCAACTGGGATTACATCTCACCGACCTATGATATCGTCGGCATAGAAAATTACACCGACCTGATCACTTCTGAAGAATTTGCTTCATCCTTATGGAATACGGTGGTCTTTTCACTAGGAACAGTGATTCCAACCTTAGTGATTGGCTTTTTATTAGCACTCTTATTAATCCGGCAAAAGTTCATGCATAATTTCATCCAAGCCTGTCTCTTTGCTCCTTGGGTAACGCCTATGGTTGCGGTCTCCATTGTTTGGTCCTGGATGTACCAACCAGAAGGACTGATTAATAATATGCTGGCCCATATCGGTATTTCGGGACCGGATTGGTTGTCTTCATCGACCTTTGCCATGGTGGCTGTAATTGTGGTAACTGTTTGGAAGAATGCAGGCTGGGCCATGTTGTTTTATTCAACCGCCATGTCCAGTATTTCGCCGGCCTATGATGAAGTTTGTGATATTGCTGGAGCTAGTTACTGGCAACGGATCCGAACGATTTATTTTCCCATGACCCTACCCACAACCCTTTTCTTATCGATCATTACCTTGATTTCGTCCATCCAGGCTTATGACCAAATTAACGTCTTAACCCAAGGAGGGCCAGCAGGGGCCACGCGAACCTTGTTATACATGTTCTATCAACTAGCTTTTGAGGAGTTTAACATGGGTAAAGCCACTGCCTTGTCAGTCATTATGCTAGTCATCACTGGTCTCTTAGCCTTTGCGATCTTTAGCTTACAAGGACATTACCGTAAGGAGGGTATGGCATGA
- a CDS encoding carbohydrate ABC transporter permease: MRNKQWDSKGIIRSILLLLLSFLMVYPLLWMASNAFKDAATILSNPASLAPDFLSFKNFAGVFELGPFDLYIFNSIFTALVIVIVQLVLSALMAYGLVFFHFKGKKFLYTSILLTYMLPVATTYVPSFVILAQMGLLDTLTGLIVSNIASVFSIFYLVQTFRSVPIELVEAGQVEGANSWQILWRIIVPYSRSAILTTALINFVTHYNNYMWPSLIISSEAKMLVSNGLNQLFTTQGNFIDNLPRLMAANTLVVVPLLILFILLQKWFVQGISGSGTKG, translated from the coding sequence ATGAGAAATAAACAATGGGATAGTAAGGGGATTATTCGTTCTATCTTACTTCTCTTACTCAGTTTTTTAATGGTTTATCCTTTATTATGGATGGCGTCGAATGCCTTTAAAGATGCTGCCACCATCCTATCTAATCCGGCCTCTTTAGCTCCTGACTTTCTTTCCTTTAAGAACTTTGCGGGAGTATTCGAATTGGGCCCCTTTGACCTTTATATTTTTAACAGTATTTTCACTGCCTTAGTGATTGTCATTGTCCAATTAGTCCTAAGTGCCTTGATGGCCTATGGTTTGGTCTTCTTCCATTTTAAAGGGAAGAAATTCCTCTACACTTCGATCTTACTCACTTACATGTTACCAGTGGCGACTACCTATGTGCCATCCTTTGTGATCTTAGCGCAAATGGGGCTCTTAGATACCTTAACCGGTTTAATCGTATCCAATATCGCTAGTGTCTTTTCGATCTTTTACCTCGTCCAAACCTTCCGTTCCGTACCGATTGAATTGGTGGAAGCGGGACAAGTAGAAGGGGCTAATTCTTGGCAAATCTTGTGGCGGATTATCGTTCCTTATTCTCGCTCAGCCATTTTAACCACGGCCTTGATCAACTTTGTAACCCACTACAATAACTACATGTGGCCTTCATTAATTATTTCTAGTGAAGCGAAGATGCTGGTCTCTAATGGTCTGAACCAGCTCTTCACCACCCAAGGCAACTTTATTGATAACTTACCCCGCTTAATGGCGGCCAATACCCTGGTAGTGGTGCCACTATTGATCCTCTTTATCCTTCTACAAAAATGGTTTGTACAAGGAATTTCTGGCTCAGGAACGAAAGGATGA
- a CDS encoding extracellular solute-binding protein yields MIKMKKMAKILLTLFTALLFLGGCSKQAQQALAEYDRKHSDQSTGDRVEIEFWYGLGSIAGQTMEEIIEDFNNSQDQVRVIGVAQANYDETYQKLQAAIAADIAPAVVLSDDIVEQSESQILRPLNNFMDESMATADFLPVFMDLAISDGQVYGFPAFGTTQVMYYRKDILDQAGIDPDDMYASWENVMAYSKQLQDDGYVENGHQLMWGTDNLIDLAYSSGGQIISDDGTQVLIDQAPWVDSWNFIRENIHDGTSPIESGGQGWEYWYRTIDNVMTGKSIGYTGSSGDKADLDFDIIGSAEQPGYNGHEPRPMSEGLYLAIPAQSSDQEAKAAFEWIKYFTSPQVQADWTKAVGYVPVRIDDTMNKVPGFSEFLAENPAYKTPMDQSTHASYSFTDPTGGKIYQALSDARDKVELQNIPAEEALAEAQETAQKALDTVNERGKLIIILKKAK; encoded by the coding sequence ATGATCAAGATGAAAAAAATGGCGAAAATTTTACTGACTCTCTTTACCGCCTTGCTGTTCCTGGGTGGCTGTTCTAAACAAGCCCAGCAAGCTCTAGCTGAATATGACCGCAAGCATAGCGACCAGTCAACAGGTGATCGGGTAGAGATTGAATTTTGGTATGGGTTGGGCTCCATCGCGGGGCAAACCATGGAAGAAATTATTGAAGATTTTAACAATAGTCAAGACCAAGTCCGCGTGATAGGAGTGGCTCAGGCCAATTATGATGAAACCTATCAGAAACTCCAAGCGGCTATTGCGGCGGATATCGCTCCAGCTGTGGTTTTATCGGATGATATCGTGGAACAATCCGAGTCTCAAATTCTTAGACCGCTCAATAATTTTATGGATGAAAGCATGGCAACTGCGGACTTCCTGCCTGTTTTTATGGATTTAGCAATTTCTGATGGTCAGGTTTACGGTTTTCCAGCCTTTGGGACCACCCAGGTCATGTATTACCGTAAGGATATTCTAGACCAAGCTGGTATTGATCCCGATGACATGTATGCTTCCTGGGAGAATGTGATGGCTTATTCTAAGCAACTCCAAGACGACGGCTATGTCGAAAATGGCCACCAATTAATGTGGGGGACCGATAACTTGATTGACCTGGCCTACAGTTCTGGGGGACAAATTATTTCTGATGATGGGACTCAAGTTTTGATTGACCAAGCCCCTTGGGTAGATTCTTGGAATTTTATCCGAGAAAACATCCACGATGGCACTAGCCCGATTGAATCAGGTGGACAAGGCTGGGAATACTGGTACCGGACCATCGATAATGTGATGACGGGTAAATCGATTGGCTATACTGGTTCCTCCGGGGATAAGGCCGACCTGGATTTTGACATCATTGGTTCAGCGGAACAACCAGGTTATAATGGTCATGAACCCCGTCCAATGTCTGAGGGGCTCTACCTGGCCATTCCGGCCCAGTCTTCTGACCAGGAAGCAAAGGCGGCTTTTGAATGGATTAAATACTTCACTAGTCCCCAAGTTCAGGCTGACTGGACCAAGGCAGTGGGTTATGTTCCAGTACGGATTGATGACACCATGAATAAGGTCCCTGGCTTTAGTGAATTCTTAGCCGAAAATCCGGCTTATAAAACGCCTATGGACCAATCAACCCATGCTTCTTACAGCTTTACGGATCCTACCGGAGGCAAAATTTACCAAGCCCTATCCGATGCTCGGGATAAGGTGGAACTGCAAAATATTCCTGCAGAGGAAGCCTTGGCTGAAGCCCAGGAAACGGCTCAAAAGGCTTTAGACACAGTAAATGAGAGGGGAAAATTAATCATTATATTGAAAAAAGCCAAGTGA
- a CDS encoding NAD(P)H-dependent oxidoreductase, with the protein MPVSIFCGHPDLENSSSHQFLRAACPKEIDFIPVPTDYEDNFIQASQQTFLASERVYLQFPLYWYQAPGHMVQWLQELLSDNFLDQYGPSFVGKSLGLIVTIGRPLSYYQAGGKNNVSLSALFSPYQTLCQSLGVTFLPAFVLSQFHYLSEADQAKQYVAFQYYLLNPERGGFSQRSRWLIDYLNSCQEDFSPALSGQLELLLDSWQGRLEELELLEAELPKTRRH; encoded by the coding sequence GTGCCAGTAAGTATTTTTTGTGGGCACCCAGATTTGGAAAATTCTAGCAGCCACCAATTTTTACGGGCAGCTTGCCCCAAGGAAATCGATTTTATCCCTGTTCCGACAGACTACGAGGATAATTTTATCCAAGCCTCCCAGCAGACTTTCTTAGCTAGTGAGCGGGTCTACCTGCAATTTCCCCTCTACTGGTACCAAGCACCTGGTCATATGGTCCAATGGCTCCAGGAATTATTAAGTGATAATTTCCTAGACCAGTATGGTCCGTCCTTTGTAGGCAAATCCTTGGGTTTAATAGTAACGATTGGGCGCCCTTTATCCTATTACCAAGCTGGTGGGAAAAATAATGTCAGTCTGTCAGCTCTCTTTAGCCCCTATCAAACCCTGTGCCAAAGCTTGGGGGTGACCTTTTTACCTGCCTTTGTGCTTAGCCAATTCCACTATTTAAGTGAAGCCGACCAAGCCAAGCAGTATGTTGCCTTTCAATATTACCTACTAAATCCAGAACGTGGCGGATTTAGCCAAAGGAGCCGCTGGTTAATCGATTATTTGAACAGCTGTCAGGAGGATTTTTCACCTGCTTTGAGTGGCCAGCTTGAGCTCTTGCTCGATTCCTGGCAAGGGCGATTGGAAGAATTAGAATTGTTGGAAGCTGAATTACCGAAAACAAGGCGACATTAG
- a CDS encoding PLP-dependent aminotransferase family protein produces MAGKLASQEKLPSKRSLARNLGISTITVENAYDQLISEGLVYSQEKRGYYVNDWQDLPNIHPRPEVDHHICLPQEEHFTFNFSEQQSPSDLFPFSIMNRMMHDTILNCQADLLKPPLGGGVAALREAIASHLASFRGMAIDPKQIIVGAGTEYLYGLLIQLLGRDKIYCIENPGYKKLRQIYIKQGVDCRLAGIDDQGLMVEELNKNQAQIAHLNPTHHFPTGITMPVSRRYQLLAWANQAEGRYIIEDDYDSEFRFHGKPLPTLQSIDASAKVIYLNTFSKSLAPTIRISYMVLPAQLANQFYRDLSFYSCTVSTFEQYSLAQFIREGYFEKHINRMRRLYSKKREKVRRLIRDQFSPDQCQIIEGETGLHLLLKFQTALSDQKVKDRLLKKGIGIKSVSDYDMSPLVRSRQLFLLNDAAVDLSMLKQALEIVKRELFSSVKLS; encoded by the coding sequence ATGGCCGGAAAACTGGCCAGTCAAGAAAAACTGCCTTCTAAACGGAGCTTGGCTAGAAATTTAGGCATTAGTACCATAACGGTTGAAAATGCTTATGACCAGTTGATCAGTGAAGGCCTGGTCTATAGCCAGGAAAAACGGGGCTATTATGTGAATGACTGGCAGGACCTGCCTAATATCCATCCACGGCCAGAGGTGGACCACCATATCTGCCTCCCCCAAGAAGAACACTTTACTTTTAATTTTTCTGAACAGCAGAGCCCGTCTGATCTCTTTCCTTTTTCAATTATGAATCGGATGATGCATGACACCATCCTTAACTGCCAGGCCGACCTCCTTAAACCACCCCTGGGAGGCGGTGTAGCTGCCCTAAGAGAGGCCATTGCTAGCCACTTGGCTTCTTTTCGGGGGATGGCCATTGATCCTAAGCAAATTATTGTTGGAGCCGGGACAGAATATCTCTACGGCTTATTGATCCAACTCCTTGGACGGGACAAGATCTATTGCATTGAAAATCCTGGTTATAAAAAATTACGGCAGATCTATATTAAACAAGGGGTGGATTGTCGTTTAGCGGGGATTGATGACCAAGGATTAATGGTTGAAGAACTTAATAAGAACCAAGCTCAGATCGCCCACCTTAATCCTACCCACCACTTTCCAACCGGCATTACCATGCCCGTCAGCCGCCGCTATCAATTACTGGCTTGGGCCAATCAGGCAGAGGGGCGCTATATTATTGAGGATGACTATGATAGTGAGTTTCGCTTTCACGGCAAGCCCCTCCCTACCTTGCAAAGTATTGATGCTAGCGCTAAAGTGATCTACCTTAACACCTTCTCCAAGTCCCTAGCACCTACTATTCGGATTTCCTATATGGTCCTCCCTGCCCAACTAGCTAACCAATTCTATCGCGACCTGTCCTTCTATTCCTGTACCGTGTCTACCTTTGAACAGTACAGTTTAGCCCAATTTATTAGGGAGGGTTATTTTGAAAAGCATATTAACCGCATGCGCCGTCTCTATAGCAAGAAAAGAGAAAAAGTCAGGCGCTTGATTAGAGATCAATTCTCCCCAGATCAATGTCAGATTATTGAAGGCGAAACCGGCCTCCACCTACTCCTCAAATTCCAGACCGCCTTATCAGACCAGAAAGTGAAAGACCGCCTACTTAAAAAGGGTATTGGCATTAAAAGTGTCTCCGACTATGATATGAGTCCCCTAGTAAGAAGTCGTCAGCTCTTTCTCTTGAATGATGCCGCAGTGGATTTGTCTATGCTTAAACAAGCTCTCGAGATTGTTAAGAGAGAATTATTTTCCTCGGTCAAACTCTCATAA